In a genomic window of Magnolia sinica isolate HGM2019 chromosome 16, MsV1, whole genome shotgun sequence:
- the LOC131228682 gene encoding xylulose kinase 2-like, translated as MDYSLPDDSLFLGFDCSTQSLKATILDANLSILASEIVHFDSELPHYKTKDGVHRDPSGNGRIVSPTLMWVEALDLLLEKFVKEKLDFGRIAAVSGSGQQHSSVYWKKGSCNMLASLDPEKHLVAQLSDAFSTKESPIWMDSSTTVQCREIERAVGGALELSQLTGSRAHERFTGPQIRKIYEMQPDVYHDTERISLVSSFMASLLIGGYASLDETDGSGMNLMDIKRRVWSKIALEATAPGLEGKLGKLAPAHDVAGLIAPYFVKRFHFRKSCLVIQWSGDNPNSLAGLTLNTLGDLAISLGTSDTVFGVAIEPQPSLEGHVLPNPVDPTCYMVMLVYKNGSLTREDIRNRCAEKSWDVFNKFLEKTPPLNGGKLGFYYKENEILPPLPIGFHRYILDNLTNGSLDELREHEVEEFDAPSEVRAIIEGQLLSMRAHAERSGMPTPPKRIIVTGGASTNKSILNAITSIFGCAVYTVQRPDSASLGAALRAAHGWLCNREHCFVPISCMYEDKIEKTSLGCKLSVPAGDTELLSKYTSFMKRRMEIEDRLVWKLGRR; from the exons GTCCCTAAAGGCAACAATTTTAGATGCCAACCTCAGCATTCTTGCTTCTGAGATAGTTCATTTCGATTCTGAATTGCCACATTATAAGACTAAGGATGGAGTCCACAGAGATCCATCAGGAAACGGTAGAATTGTCTCCCCGACTTTAATGTGGGTGGAGGCTTTGGACCTCTTACTTGAAAAATTCGTGAAAGAAAAATTGGATTTTGGAAGGATCGCAGCTGTTTCTGGTAGCGGACAGCAGCATAGTAGCGTCTATTGGAAGAAAGGAAGTTGCAACATGTTGGCGTCTTTGGATCCTGAGAAGCATTTAGTAGCCCAGCTCAGTGATGCTTTTTCTACGAAGGAATCACCAATTTGGATGGATAGTAGCACTACAGTACAGtgtagagagatagagagagcggTTGGAGGTGCATTGGAGTTATCCCAACTCACTGGGTCCCGTGCGCATGAGAGGTTTACAGGACCACAAATCCGAAAGATATATGAGATGCAGCCGGATGTATACCATGATACTGAGAGGATCTCCCTTGTAAGCTCCTTCATGGCATCCCTTCTTATTGGAGGTTATGCTAGTTTAGACGAAACGGATGGGTCGGGAATGAACTTGATGGATATCAAGCGGCGTGTCTGGTCTAAGATTGCTTTGGAG GCTACAGCGCCAGGTTTAGAAGGAAAGCTTGGAAAACTAGCACCAGCCCATGATGTTGCTGGTTTAATAGCTCCCTATTTTGTTAAGAG GTTCCACTTTAGAAAGAGTTGTTTGGTTATTCAGTGGTCTGGAGACAACCCAAATAGCTTGGCAG GTTTGACCCTCAATACTCTTGGGGATCTTGCCATCAGTTTGGGCACTAGTGACACC GTCTTTGGGGTCGCCATTGAGCCTCAACCGAGCCTAGAAGGACATGTTTTACCAAATCCTGTTGACCCAACATGCTACATGGTAATGTTGGTATATAAAAATGGGTCTCTAACTCGAGAAG ATATACGCAATCGGTGTGCAGAGAAATCTTGGGATGTTTTTAACAAGTTTCTGGAGAAAACGCCTCCCTTAAatg GTGGGAAGTTAGGATTCTATTATAAAGAGAATGAAATCCTGCCTCCCCTACCAA TTGGATTCCATAGATATATTCTTGACAACTTAACAAATGGCTCTTTGGATGAGTTGAGAGAGCATGAAGTGGAGGAGTTTGATGCCCCTTCAGAG GTACGTGCAATAATTGAAGGCCAACTTCTCTCCATGCGAGCTCATGCAGAAAGGTCTGGAATGCCAACACCTCCCAAACGGATAATAGTAACTGGTGGAGCATCGACAAATAAAAGCATTCTCAATGCAATTACTTCCATTTTTGGTTGTGCTGTCTATACAGTACAGCGACCTG ATTCGGCTTCATTGGGTGCGGCCTTAAGGGCAGCTCATGGGTGGTTATGCAACAGGGAACACTGCTTTGTACCCATCTCATGCATGTATGAAGACAAGATAGAGAAAACGTCTCTTGGTTGTAAGCTTTCAGTACCTGCAGGAGATACAGAACTCCTCTCCAAGTACACTTCATTCATGAAAAGGAGGATGGAAATTGAGGATCGTCTTGTTTGGAAGTTGGGGAGAAGATAA